One Micromonospora eburnea genomic region harbors:
- a CDS encoding S8 family serine peptidase, whose product MPTTSTTPTTTRATTPTNLCRSKDPHMRLKALIAALAVAVGLSMISPPSASAAEPDPGAAASKIASDLKDRFRKEPASDFWITFATKADLAPAKKITDWTARGQFVYDTLKAAAKQSVTSVSPKLDAAGVKYTSYPIANAVLVKGGTEKLALNVASVAQVAEIHATPQVALVEPVDEKSPADRAVRPAAPKTTADASTVSWGLDAIHAPQAWAMGATGAGITVSNLDSGVQFDHPALMDSYRGNKGDGTFDHNYNWMVTRGTCTGAPCDDNGHGTHTMGTMVGDDGTNHVGVAPDAQWIATNGCCDSTGAESLLKSGWWLLAPTDVHGNNPDVSKRPHVINNSWGQSAEHNFDDFFQAIDEAWTSAGIFSVWSSGNTSPYAACDTVSSPGSAESAYSVGAYASNGTLASFSRKGEGEGGRIKPEISAPGESVRSSYPNNSYTEMSGTSMAAPHVAGAVAALWSYDPTLIGQVEETRRLLAESAVDVDDTECGGTSAFNNKYGEGRLDLVRLLELAPRQGGTLTGVVTADGAPVLGAEVTVSGPFSRSIGTDKDGRFRMNLPVGDYQISTKVFGYLTATASATITLGQNTSLEVALTAAARHDISGRVVDHKKQPVPNADVSVKDTPLAAVRTDANGAFTIPAVPEGGYTLNIKPNACFSPTTVPLTVGAQNGSPEIPVALVIDEGGYSCAVSEGEYLRGTDPVAFPSGVWATVKLPFPIALYNGSHDTLGISLRGVISPDASTGPGTGGAGVFPFYVQTPVQFAPGGGVFTAATKVNGEDAFVVEYRNAKIWAYPIRSEYTEPVDFSVTLTRSGTVIFGYGDGIGTDDPVTAGARTITGIQGWAGVDGIRFSDNAPVLYDGMIVTYDLPDWGYLDATIVDQNDGLPVAGAKISFTDKNGLVETVTTNGTGIVHRQLPVGDYTMTVDAPNYTSAAYPFTLDKLYAKAKIDARLTTGVAGLKADGLDVVLGTDQKGVGTLTLTNTGSAPLNYDLGEAARHPELDAAGASTRTGTGADSTIDLTAWKAGARGMKPSNVDGTAATASAAEAQAASKVGTTSGGDVITRVPIPGKIEEKEPSGIGYDGDVWVHDYNARTNTAYTVTGKPTGKVFDASWNPTYRAFDMALDTKTGDMCQMEDSPASYIHCFDRETGKETRQIKGDWSTLQLTGLAYNPTEDVFYVGGRANGMIGTVAGTTHDNAGALLSFCAPPLPEVMGLAYNQASNTIWYTDLTTNRPTRLLQVDPDDCSLVNAWWFPGQKVGQGGGLETDSTGALWAADQLADDVVLVDVDDDLLTDLPWLSLSSTGGTLAPGESTTVKVSISSKDAKPGVLAANIVMRSDSGRQSKTYVPVTLTTTKYQVGVNAGGPSFTDGSGYTWSGDQASRDGAWGYEGKTKATSTQAGIDGTTDDALFQSQRTTPGKDLTYTFPDAPKGTYAIDLGFAEIEKAANGKRVFDVLVDGSLTQYAYDPAAAVGPDAADWRTAVVKHEGGPLTVELRGSRGLRAPSIAALRVTLDPRADKAEPEPQPEQPEPGPVPVAPAGRSYSMKVTDGLYRQGTEESGWHGDDACGVLWFDSSFLFPFYDTAWDGVCVTTNGALVFDRASSLGNNTALPSRSPIDAIYPLWDDLIVDDQAGIYLGTTEVDGLAAQVIEWRDVTFYSDRTACVSFSVTLIADGRIQIGYGDGVGGDNPLTRGSSATVGVESLTRNPASQYSFNQPVLKAGLGLQYTLPAAGTIEGTVTDANDGKPIEGAIVTLKGPAGERVITADAKGRWKTQALVGENTVQVSAPNYVTASHPVTITKKDQSEVVDTALTTGVATVSGGNLDWFLGPDQKATADVTVTNTGSAPLEVRLSEQKRTSDGGNEAADLPWLTLTGAAAAGTVTLAVGESTTVTATADNADVDPGVLVGDVLVASNAGKGEAQLRPVRLATSAYWKGVDVGGSGHVGADGFVWSPDQRLGSGPWGYVGGTARATKADIGGTEDDDLFRTQRTGKTFTYVFKNAPAGTYQIGLDFAEIEKVKAGRRTFDVLVDGKAVLHDHDVQAKAGALTADVNTVTVKHTGGDLEVEFRSEVGERDPILNALKVQEDPRP is encoded by the coding sequence ATGCCGACGACGTCGACGACGCCGACAACCACAAGAGCCACGACCCCTACCAACCTCTGTAGGTCGAAGGACCCCCACATGAGACTAAAAGCCCTCATCGCTGCGCTGGCCGTAGCGGTCGGCCTGAGCATGATCTCGCCGCCATCGGCGTCGGCCGCTGAGCCGGATCCCGGTGCGGCCGCCAGCAAGATCGCCTCGGACCTAAAGGACCGCTTCCGCAAGGAGCCGGCCTCCGACTTCTGGATCACGTTCGCCACCAAGGCCGATCTCGCCCCCGCAAAGAAGATCACGGACTGGACTGCCCGCGGCCAGTTCGTCTACGACACGCTGAAAGCGGCAGCGAAGCAGTCGGTGACGTCCGTCTCCCCAAAGCTCGACGCAGCAGGCGTGAAATACACCTCCTACCCGATCGCCAACGCTGTGCTCGTCAAGGGCGGCACCGAGAAACTCGCCCTCAACGTTGCCTCGGTGGCGCAGGTCGCCGAGATCCACGCGACGCCGCAGGTCGCGCTGGTCGAACCCGTGGACGAAAAGAGCCCAGCCGACCGAGCCGTACGCCCCGCCGCCCCGAAGACCACCGCCGACGCGAGCACCGTCTCGTGGGGTCTGGACGCCATTCACGCCCCCCAGGCCTGGGCCATGGGCGCCACCGGTGCGGGCATCACCGTGTCCAACCTCGACTCGGGCGTCCAGTTCGACCACCCAGCGCTGATGGACTCCTACCGTGGCAACAAGGGCGACGGCACGTTCGACCACAACTACAACTGGATGGTTACCCGGGGCACGTGCACGGGCGCGCCGTGCGACGACAACGGACACGGCACGCACACCATGGGCACCATGGTCGGCGACGACGGCACCAACCACGTCGGCGTCGCCCCGGACGCGCAGTGGATCGCGACGAACGGCTGCTGCGACAGCACCGGCGCCGAGTCGCTGCTCAAGTCCGGCTGGTGGTTGCTCGCCCCCACCGACGTCCACGGCAACAACCCGGACGTCTCCAAGCGCCCCCACGTCATCAACAACTCGTGGGGCCAGAGTGCGGAGCACAACTTCGACGACTTCTTCCAGGCCATCGACGAGGCATGGACCTCTGCGGGCATTTTCAGCGTCTGGTCATCGGGCAACACCTCGCCGTACGCGGCCTGCGACACCGTCTCCTCGCCCGGCTCCGCCGAGAGTGCCTACTCCGTCGGCGCCTACGCGTCGAACGGCACGCTCGCGTCGTTCTCCCGCAAGGGCGAGGGTGAAGGCGGCCGGATCAAGCCCGAAATCTCCGCCCCCGGCGAGTCCGTCCGGTCGTCCTACCCGAACAACAGCTACACCGAGATGTCCGGCACATCGATGGCGGCTCCCCACGTCGCCGGTGCCGTCGCGGCGCTGTGGAGCTACGACCCGACCCTCATCGGGCAGGTCGAGGAGACCCGCCGCCTGCTTGCCGAGTCGGCCGTCGACGTCGACGACACCGAGTGCGGCGGCACCAGCGCCTTCAATAACAAGTACGGCGAGGGCCGGCTCGACCTCGTCCGCCTGCTCGAGCTCGCGCCGCGCCAGGGCGGCACCCTGACCGGTGTCGTCACCGCCGACGGCGCCCCGGTCCTTGGCGCCGAGGTGACGGTCAGCGGCCCGTTCAGCCGGTCCATCGGAACCGACAAGGACGGCCGGTTCAGGATGAACCTCCCGGTCGGCGACTACCAGATCAGCACCAAGGTCTTCGGCTACCTGACCGCGACCGCGAGCGCCACGATCACCCTGGGCCAGAACACCTCGCTCGAGGTTGCCCTCACCGCCGCGGCGCGCCACGACATCAGCGGCAGGGTCGTCGACCACAAGAAGCAGCCCGTCCCGAACGCCGACGTCTCCGTCAAGGACACGCCGCTGGCCGCGGTACGCACGGACGCCAACGGCGCTTTCACGATCCCCGCTGTCCCCGAGGGCGGCTACACGCTGAACATCAAGCCAAACGCCTGCTTCTCGCCCACGACCGTCCCGCTGACCGTCGGCGCGCAGAACGGCTCGCCCGAGATCCCGGTCGCGCTCGTCATCGACGAGGGCGGCTACAGCTGCGCCGTCTCCGAGGGCGAGTACCTGCGCGGCACGGACCCGGTCGCGTTCCCGAGCGGCGTGTGGGCGACGGTGAAGCTGCCGTTCCCGATCGCGCTCTACAACGGCAGCCACGACACCCTGGGTATCAGCCTGCGCGGCGTGATCTCCCCGGACGCCTCCACCGGACCCGGCACCGGCGGTGCCGGCGTCTTCCCGTTCTACGTCCAGACCCCCGTCCAGTTCGCTCCCGGCGGGGGAGTCTTCACGGCGGCCACCAAGGTCAACGGCGAGGACGCGTTCGTCGTCGAGTACCGCAACGCCAAGATCTGGGCCTACCCGATCCGGTCGGAGTACACGGAGCCGGTCGACTTCTCCGTCACGCTCACCCGCTCGGGCACCGTGATCTTCGGGTATGGCGACGGCATCGGCACCGACGACCCGGTGACCGCCGGCGCCCGCACCATCACCGGCATACAGGGCTGGGCCGGCGTCGACGGCATCCGGTTCTCCGACAACGCCCCGGTGCTGTACGACGGAATGATCGTCACCTACGACCTTCCCGACTGGGGCTACCTCGACGCGACCATCGTCGACCAGAACGACGGGCTGCCCGTGGCCGGGGCCAAAATCTCCTTCACGGACAAGAATGGGCTCGTCGAGACCGTCACGACCAACGGCACGGGCATCGTGCACCGCCAGCTTCCGGTCGGCGACTACACCATGACGGTCGACGCGCCGAACTACACGAGTGCGGCATACCCCTTCACCCTCGACAAGCTCTACGCAAAGGCCAAGATCGACGCGCGTCTGACCACGGGTGTCGCCGGCCTGAAGGCCGACGGCCTCGACGTGGTGCTGGGCACCGACCAAAAGGGCGTCGGCACGCTGACGCTGACCAACACCGGCTCGGCACCGCTGAACTACGACCTGGGCGAGGCGGCGCGCCACCCCGAGCTTGACGCCGCCGGCGCCAGCACGCGCACCGGGACGGGTGCGGACAGCACGATCGACCTCACCGCGTGGAAGGCCGGCGCGCGCGGCATGAAGCCGTCGAACGTCGACGGCACGGCTGCGACGGCGAGCGCCGCGGAAGCACAGGCGGCCAGCAAGGTCGGCACGACCTCCGGCGGAGATGTCATCACCCGGGTCCCCATCCCAGGCAAGATCGAGGAAAAAGAGCCCTCCGGCATCGGATACGACGGCGATGTCTGGGTCCATGACTACAACGCGCGGACCAACACCGCCTACACGGTGACGGGCAAGCCGACCGGCAAGGTCTTCGACGCCTCGTGGAACCCCACGTACCGGGCGTTCGACATGGCGCTCGACACCAAGACCGGTGACATGTGCCAGATGGAGGACAGCCCGGCCAGCTACATCCACTGCTTCGACCGCGAGACCGGGAAGGAGACCCGGCAGATCAAGGGTGACTGGTCCACGCTGCAGCTGACCGGACTCGCCTACAACCCGACGGAGGACGTGTTCTACGTCGGCGGCCGGGCGAACGGCATGATCGGAACCGTCGCCGGAACGACGCACGACAACGCGGGCGCGCTGCTGTCCTTCTGCGCCCCGCCGCTGCCCGAGGTGATGGGCCTGGCCTACAACCAGGCGTCCAACACCATCTGGTACACCGACCTCACCACGAACAGGCCCACCCGGCTGCTGCAGGTCGACCCCGACGACTGCTCACTCGTCAACGCGTGGTGGTTCCCGGGCCAGAAGGTGGGCCAGGGCGGCGGCCTCGAGACCGACTCGACCGGGGCGCTGTGGGCGGCGGACCAACTCGCCGACGACGTCGTGCTGGTCGACGTCGACGACGATCTGCTCACCGACCTGCCGTGGCTGTCGCTCTCCTCGACCGGCGGCACCCTCGCCCCGGGTGAGTCGACGACCGTCAAGGTCTCGATCTCCTCCAAGGACGCCAAGCCAGGAGTCCTCGCCGCGAACATCGTGATGCGCTCCGACTCCGGACGCCAGTCCAAGACCTACGTCCCAGTGACGCTCACGACCACGAAGTACCAGGTCGGCGTCAACGCCGGCGGCCCGTCGTTCACCGACGGCTCCGGCTACACCTGGTCCGGCGACCAGGCCTCCCGCGACGGGGCATGGGGCTACGAGGGAAAGACGAAGGCCACCTCCACGCAGGCCGGGATCGACGGCACGACGGACGACGCCCTGTTCCAGTCGCAGCGCACCACGCCGGGCAAGGACCTGACCTACACCTTCCCCGACGCGCCCAAGGGCACCTACGCGATCGATCTCGGGTTCGCCGAAATCGAGAAGGCGGCCAACGGGAAGCGGGTGTTCGACGTCCTCGTGGACGGCTCGCTGACGCAGTACGCGTACGACCCGGCCGCGGCCGTGGGCCCGGACGCCGCCGACTGGCGCACTGCCGTCGTGAAGCACGAGGGCGGCCCGCTGACCGTGGAGCTACGGGGTTCGAGGGGACTGCGCGCCCCGAGCATCGCCGCGTTGCGTGTGACGCTCGACCCGCGCGCAGACAAGGCGGAGCCGGAGCCCCAGCCCGAGCAGCCGGAGCCGGGCCCCGTGCCCGTGGCCCCCGCCGGTCGCTCCTACTCGATGAAGGTGACCGACGGGCTCTACCGCCAGGGTACGGAGGAGTCCGGGTGGCACGGCGATGACGCCTGCGGCGTGCTGTGGTTCGACTCCAGCTTCCTGTTCCCGTTCTACGACACGGCCTGGGACGGCGTGTGCGTGACGACGAACGGCGCGCTGGTCTTTGACCGCGCCAGCTCGCTGGGGAACAACACGGCACTGCCGTCGCGGAGTCCGATCGATGCGATCTATCCGCTCTGGGACGACCTCATCGTCGACGACCAGGCAGGCATCTACCTCGGCACAACCGAGGTGGACGGGCTGGCGGCACAGGTCATCGAGTGGCGCGACGTCACCTTCTACAGTGACCGGACGGCTTGCGTGAGTTTCTCGGTCACCCTGATCGCCGACGGACGGATCCAGATCGGGTACGGCGACGGCGTCGGCGGCGACAACCCGCTCACCCGCGGGTCGTCGGCAACGGTCGGCGTGGAGAGCCTGACGCGCAACCCCGCGAGCCAGTACTCCTTCAACCAGCCCGTCCTGAAGGCCGGCCTGGGGCTGCAGTACACCCTCCCGGCCGCGGGCACAATCGAGGGCACGGTCACCGACGCGAACGACGGCAAGCCGATCGAGGGCGCGATCGTCACGCTCAAGGGGCCGGCCGGTGAGCGGGTCATCACGGCCGACGCAAAGGGCCGGTGGAAGACTCAGGCGCTGGTCGGCGAGAACACCGTGCAGGTTTCGGCGCCGAACTACGTCACCGCCAGCCACCCCGTGACCATCACGAAAAAGGATCAGTCCGAGGTGGTCGACACGGCGTTGACCACGGGCGTCGCCACCGTCAGCGGAGGTAACCTCGACTGGTTCCTCGGCCCGGACCAGAAGGCGACGGCCGACGTGACCGTGACCAACACCGGCTCCGCCCCGCTCGAGGTACGACTCAGCGAGCAGAAGCGCACCAGCGACGGTGGGAACGAGGCCGCCGACCTTCCGTGGCTGACCCTCACGGGCGCGGCCGCGGCCGGCACAGTCACGCTCGCGGTCGGCGAATCCACCACGGTCACGGCGACGGCCGACAACGCCGACGTCGATCCCGGCGTGCTCGTCGGGGACGTGCTCGTGGCGTCGAACGCCGGCAAGGGCGAGGCCCAGCTCCGGCCGGTCCGCCTGGCGACCTCGGCCTACTGGAAGGGCGTCGACGTCGGCGGATCCGGGCACGTCGGTGCCGACGGCTTCGTCTGGTCGCCCGACCAGCGGCTCGGCTCGGGGCCATGGGGCTACGTCGGCGGCACGGCGCGTGCCACCAAGGCCGACATCGGCGGCACGGAGGACGACGACCTGTTCCGCACCCAGCGTACCGGCAAGACGTTCACCTACGTGTTCAAGAACGCGCCCGCCGGCACGTACCAGATCGGCCTCGACTTCGCGGAGATCGAAAAGGTCAAGGCCGGCAGGCGTACCTTCGATGTTCTGGTCGACGGCAAGGCCGTGCTCCACGACCACGACGTGCAGGCGAAGGCGGGCGCGCTGACCGCGGACGTGAACACGGTCACCGTCAAGCACACCGGCGGCGACCTGGAGGTCGAGTTCCGCAGCGAGGTCGGCGAGCGCGACCCGATCCTCAACGCCCTGAAGGTCCAGGAGGACCCGCGCCCATGA
- a CDS encoding DUF6891 domain-containing protein, with amino-acid sequence MSGWIYNDRPAGVRFLAERIAEPGRGEIEDEIWDWVVRGEDDADEFVDFFDVDEQRHGATDEELRAAYEKALAARREQQREWGEVRSNLTRAFAELNELGVLARENFSCCGTCAAAEIHDERDDSRHWHGYLWYHQQDTESLLASEDGEVYLGYGAYPPADFDEVAYAALPEAEQQARYQADLERLLDEIVFPVLRKYGMRVEWNREQSRRIRVTGAQWYAPLI; translated from the coding sequence GTGAGCGGATGGATCTACAACGATCGCCCTGCGGGCGTCAGGTTCCTGGCCGAGCGGATCGCGGAGCCGGGTCGCGGGGAGATTGAGGACGAGATCTGGGATTGGGTCGTGCGAGGCGAGGACGACGCCGACGAGTTCGTGGACTTCTTCGACGTGGACGAGCAGCGCCACGGCGCCACTGATGAAGAACTCAGGGCGGCGTACGAGAAGGCGCTGGCCGCTCGGCGGGAGCAGCAGCGTGAGTGGGGTGAGGTGCGGAGCAACCTCACCCGCGCCTTTGCTGAGCTCAACGAGCTCGGCGTGTTGGCCAGGGAGAACTTCAGCTGCTGTGGCACCTGCGCGGCAGCCGAGATCCACGACGAGCGGGACGACTCCCGGCACTGGCACGGGTACCTCTGGTACCACCAGCAGGACACGGAGTCGCTGCTCGCGAGCGAGGATGGCGAGGTCTACCTCGGCTACGGCGCCTATCCGCCAGCGGACTTCGACGAGGTCGCCTATGCCGCCCTGCCAGAGGCCGAGCAGCAGGCCCGCTACCAGGCCGACCTGGAACGCCTACTGGACGAGATCGTATTTCCGGTGCTCCGCAAGTACGGGATGCGGGTGGAGTGGAACCGCGAGCAGTCCAGGCGGATCCGGGTGACCGGCGCCCAGTGGTATGCGCCGTTGATCTGA
- a CDS encoding RNA polymerase sigma factor, translated as MPNAQRTNADGQRLTDLFRQHGDAVFAYARDRLGPEDARDVVAEVFAVAWRRLESIKHGQERPWLFGVARRLMMQQWRDRAGQTALHVRLHCQAGPGDGEHFAPAAVQRADVLAALDALPEGDREVLLLRYWYDFSGRESAGVLGCTAAAFAVRLHRARRRFEQVYGRRSGEPKPSATGSVPAYTRGLQ; from the coding sequence GTGCCGAACGCGCAGCGGACGAATGCAGACGGTCAGCGTCTGACCGACCTGTTCCGTCAACATGGGGACGCCGTATTCGCCTACGCCAGGGATCGGCTGGGCCCTGAGGACGCCCGAGATGTCGTCGCCGAGGTGTTCGCCGTGGCGTGGCGGCGTCTGGAGAGCATCAAGCACGGCCAGGAGCGGCCGTGGCTGTTCGGGGTGGCACGGCGGCTGATGATGCAACAGTGGCGCGACCGCGCGGGACAGACGGCCTTGCACGTCCGCCTGCATTGCCAGGCCGGCCCCGGAGACGGCGAGCATTTCGCCCCGGCCGCCGTCCAGCGGGCCGACGTGTTGGCGGCGCTGGATGCGCTGCCGGAAGGCGACCGGGAGGTGCTGCTGCTGCGCTACTGGTACGACTTCAGCGGTCGTGAGTCGGCAGGGGTGCTGGGCTGTACTGCGGCGGCGTTCGCCGTCCGACTGCACCGGGCACGTCGCCGGTTCGAGCAGGTCTACGGGCGGCGATCCGGTGAGCCGAAGCCGTCAGCCACGGGCAGTGTGCCGGCGTACACGAGGGGGCTTCAGTGA
- a CDS encoding RNA polymerase sigma factor — protein sequence MADELLVVRCQLGERDAFAELIRAWHPAIERYVGRMLTGPDDDVVQEVWLAVFKGLPRLRQPGRFAPWLFAIARRAVMNRLRDVYARPEPELVDDVPGADEAEAVVDRETLGGALAALPVREREVLLLFYFEDLPLDLCAQICAVPVGTIKSRLNRARKLLRRELARKGYEA from the coding sequence ATGGCCGATGAGTTGTTGGTGGTTCGCTGCCAGTTGGGCGAACGTGACGCCTTCGCTGAGTTGATACGGGCATGGCATCCGGCGATCGAGCGGTACGTCGGGCGGATGCTGACCGGGCCCGACGACGATGTGGTGCAAGAGGTCTGGCTGGCGGTCTTCAAGGGGCTGCCGCGGCTGCGGCAGCCGGGCCGGTTCGCCCCCTGGCTCTTCGCCATCGCTCGCCGGGCTGTGATGAACCGACTGCGTGACGTCTATGCCCGCCCGGAGCCCGAGTTGGTCGACGACGTGCCGGGCGCCGACGAGGCGGAAGCGGTGGTCGATCGGGAGACGCTCGGTGGCGCGTTGGCGGCGCTTCCGGTCCGGGAACGGGAGGTGCTGCTGCTGTTCTATTTCGAGGATCTGCCGCTGGACCTGTGCGCACAGATTTGCGCTGTTCCGGTCGGCACCATCAAGTCGCGGCTTAACCGGGCACGGAAGTTGTTGCGCCGCGAGTTGGCGCGGAAGGGGTACGAAGCATGA
- a CDS encoding SAM-dependent methyltransferase, producing the protein MAVPGSLSPRLASIVNALPLQPHSRVLEIGCGHGAAARAVATRLTTGHILAIDRSATAFAQAEAAAVDEIRSGRMSLRRIAAEDFVLQTQEEPYEIIFAVRVGALDGRHPRLVSGCCSVSPGRPRQTLGSSSTAAIRFVSYPFRGPEPNEGARRSM; encoded by the coding sequence ATGGCCGTGCCGGGATCTCTGTCGCCCCGCCTCGCCTCGATCGTGAACGCGCTTCCCCTTCAGCCGCACTCCCGCGTCCTCGAAATCGGATGCGGGCACGGGGCGGCCGCACGAGCGGTCGCAACCCGACTCACCACCGGCCACATCTTGGCCATCGACCGGTCTGCCACTGCTTTCGCCCAGGCAGAGGCCGCCGCAGTGGACGAGATCAGGTCCGGCCGCATGAGCCTCCGCCGCATTGCGGCCGAGGACTTCGTCCTGCAGACCCAGGAAGAGCCGTACGAGATCATATTCGCCGTCCGCGTTGGCGCCCTCGACGGGCGCCACCCGAGACTGGTCAGCGGGTGCTGCAGCGTATCGCCGGGGCGACCAAGGCAGACGCTCGGCTCTTCATCGACGGCGGCGATCCGCTTCGTGAGCTACCCATTCCGCGGCCCTGAGCCGAACGAAGGGGCTCGGCGGTCGATGTAG
- a CDS encoding TetR/AcrR family transcriptional regulator — MSTRERILDAAEQILRTRGVALATTKEIAQASKVSEPTLYKYFDDKEQLLLAVLKERLPGLSRISVRPGIGDVENNLAELAHAVLDFYQQSIPMLGALLADPQRMAAHRVAMNRHRGGPDKAVAIFANYLRAEQAIERINPDADPDATASLLIGACFHEAFLRYYSQGPAAAAAPRASAEALARAAVRPLL; from the coding sequence ATGAGCACTCGGGAACGGATCCTCGACGCGGCCGAGCAGATCCTGCGGACACGCGGAGTTGCGCTGGCCACGACAAAGGAGATCGCGCAGGCGTCGAAGGTCTCGGAGCCCACGCTCTACAAGTACTTCGACGACAAGGAGCAACTGCTGCTCGCCGTCCTCAAGGAGAGGCTGCCCGGCCTGTCCCGGATTTCGGTCCGGCCAGGCATCGGCGACGTCGAGAACAACCTCGCCGAACTCGCGCACGCGGTCTTGGACTTCTACCAGCAATCGATTCCCATGCTGGGCGCGCTCCTCGCCGACCCGCAGCGCATGGCAGCACACCGGGTGGCGATGAACCGGCACCGCGGCGGCCCTGACAAGGCGGTCGCCATCTTCGCCAACTACCTCCGAGCCGAGCAGGCCATCGAACGCATCAACCCCGACGCAGACCCGGACGCAACCGCGTCCTTACTGATCGGCGCATGCTTCCACGAAGCGTTCCTGCGCTACTACTCCCAAGGACCGGCCGCAGCCGCCGCCCCGCGCGCATCCGCCGAGGCGTTGGCCCGGGCCGCCGTCCGCCCACTGCTATAA
- a CDS encoding NAD(P)-dependent oxidoreductase, whose translation MRLTVFGATGGTGQHVVLQALAAGHHVTAVVRDPARLPQVDHPRLEPVTADAMNPDAIRPAVTGQDAVVSALGPRARTNASVCADGASAIITAMRAAGTRRLIVVTASGHVVDAGDGPFTRTVVKPMLRRYLREGFADFARTEQAVRDSDLDWTIMRPPRLTDGKHRPYRTAIDRNVRGGITIARVDLAHAILAALNNPTTAGHTISLGY comes from the coding sequence ATGCGCCTCACCGTCTTTGGCGCCACCGGCGGCACCGGACAACACGTCGTGCTCCAGGCGCTCGCCGCCGGCCATCACGTCACCGCTGTCGTGCGTGACCCGGCCCGCCTGCCGCAGGTCGACCACCCACGACTCGAACCGGTGACCGCCGACGCCATGAACCCCGACGCGATCCGGCCAGCCGTGACCGGCCAGGACGCGGTGGTATCAGCGTTGGGCCCGCGCGCCAGAACGAACGCCTCGGTGTGCGCCGACGGCGCCTCCGCGATCATCACCGCGATGCGCGCCGCAGGCACCCGGCGCCTGATCGTCGTCACCGCCAGCGGACACGTCGTCGACGCCGGCGACGGCCCATTCACCCGCACCGTGGTCAAGCCAATGCTGCGGCGCTACCTCCGGGAGGGATTCGCCGACTTCGCCCGCACCGAGCAGGCCGTCCGCGACAGCGACCTGGACTGGACGATCATGCGACCGCCGCGCCTCACCGACGGCAAGCACCGCCCCTATCGCACCGCCATCGACCGCAACGTCCGCGGCGGCATCACCATCGCCCGCGTCGATCTCGCCCACGCCATCCTCGCCGCACTGAACAACCCGACCACCGCCGGCCACACCATCTCGCTGGGGTACTGA
- a CDS encoding SGNH/GDSL hydrolase family protein, producing MKKRIIITLSLLLVGVLGAAGAVGYLAFVRPPANPPAEACADGRKPDARPTVVAAGSSSTQGTLGADWVAALRERPEYREYEFVNAGINGNTSTDLRQRVDTDIVACRPTAVTILIGGNDLRDGVPLDQYRDNLGAIVDRVKSRTGARIALMSLPPIGEDLDAELNQKLGAHNTVIKEIATRTQVDYLPVHERLADLLRQRGGDPAPYDFSFLLAFGAATQHYLFGQSWDEVARNGGRELHVDHIHLNDRGGAIITELAAQWLAT from the coding sequence ATGAAGAAACGAATCATCATCACCCTCAGCCTGCTGCTCGTCGGCGTACTCGGCGCCGCAGGCGCCGTCGGATACCTCGCCTTCGTCCGGCCACCCGCTAACCCGCCAGCCGAAGCCTGCGCCGACGGCCGCAAGCCAGACGCGCGTCCCACCGTCGTCGCGGCCGGCTCCAGCTCGACCCAGGGCACGCTCGGCGCCGACTGGGTGGCCGCACTTCGCGAACGGCCCGAATACCGCGAGTACGAGTTCGTCAACGCCGGCATCAACGGCAACACCAGCACCGACCTGCGCCAGCGAGTCGATACCGACATCGTCGCGTGCCGCCCCACCGCGGTCACGATCCTGATCGGCGGAAACGACCTGCGCGATGGCGTACCGCTGGATCAGTACCGGGACAACCTCGGCGCGATCGTCGACCGTGTCAAGTCCCGCACCGGCGCCCGAATAGCGTTGATGTCCCTGCCGCCGATCGGCGAGGACCTGGACGCCGAGCTCAACCAGAAACTCGGCGCACACAACACCGTGATCAAAGAGATCGCGACCCGCACCCAGGTCGACTACCTGCCCGTACACGAGCGGCTGGCCGACCTCCTCCGGCAGCGCGGCGGCGACCCCGCACCATACGACTTCAGCTTCCTGCTGGCCTTCGGCGCGGCGACCCAGCACTACCTGTTCGGCCAAAGCTGGGACGAGGTCGCCCGCAACGGCGGACGCGAACTGCACGTCGACCACATCCACCTCAACGACCGAGGCGGCGCAATCATCACCGAACTCGCTGCTCAATGGCTGGCCACCTAG